A genomic window from Cloacibacillus evryensis DSM 19522 includes:
- a CDS encoding recombinase family protein has protein sequence MGKQYAYIRVSSKEQNEERQRSAMREYGVPAENIILDKQSGKDFERQGYKKLLKKLRPGDTLIIKSIDRLGRNYHEILEQWRILTKEKRAAIVVLDMPLLDTRQNRDLTGVLIADIVLQLLSYVAETERKFIRQRQAEGIAAARARGGNLGRRPKERPQEFEAVKAAWKNGEISARCAARYLKINHMTFKRWASVG, from the coding sequence ATGGGTAAACAATATGCCTATATACGGGTGTCCTCAAAAGAACAAAACGAGGAGAGGCAGCGAAGCGCGATGCGGGAATACGGCGTTCCCGCGGAAAACATCATCCTGGACAAGCAGTCCGGCAAAGATTTCGAGCGGCAGGGCTACAAAAAGCTGCTGAAAAAATTAAGACCGGGCGATACGCTGATAATCAAAAGCATCGACAGGCTCGGGCGGAATTATCATGAAATTTTAGAACAATGGCGGATATTGACGAAAGAGAAGCGGGCGGCCATCGTCGTCCTGGACATGCCGCTTCTGGACACGCGGCAAAACCGCGACCTCACCGGCGTTTTGATCGCGGACATCGTGCTGCAGCTGCTTAGCTACGTCGCGGAAACCGAGCGCAAATTCATACGGCAGCGGCAGGCAGAGGGCATCGCCGCCGCGCGGGCGCGGGGCGGCAATTTGGGACGCAGGCCGAAAGAGCGTCCGCAGGAATTTGAAGCGGTCAAAGCAGCATGGAAAAACGGCGAGATATCCGCCAGATGCGCCGCGCGGTATCTTAAAATCAACCATATGACATTCAAACGATGGGCATCAGTCGGGTAA
- a CDS encoding helix-turn-helix domain-containing protein, which translates to MRFGETVKNYRKENGWTLKELSERCGLSVAQLSKLENEKSSTSIESLRKLANAFRIPLSAITLTESAQKLSPVLDGEGFVVRWCRRGDDNVTVRYLTLSRAAKMQPIVITIPAGMDTGASKSHPGDEFFYVLDGKVRFFYDDEAFDMKKGDFLYYDGLFQHHWQNMSETEARILTCNTPPVM; encoded by the coding sequence ATGCGCTTTGGAGAAACAGTAAAAAATTACAGAAAAGAGAATGGCTGGACTCTTAAAGAGCTCTCCGAAAGATGTGGGCTATCAGTGGCGCAGCTTTCCAAACTGGAAAATGAAAAATCCAGTACGAGCATCGAGAGTCTGCGAAAGCTGGCTAATGCATTTCGAATTCCTCTTTCGGCTATTACGTTGACTGAATCGGCGCAAAAGCTGAGCCCGGTGCTGGATGGAGAAGGGTTTGTCGTAAGGTGGTGCAGAAGGGGGGATGATAATGTCACAGTAAGATATTTAACGCTGAGTAGAGCGGCAAAAATGCAGCCGATAGTTATTACGATTCCGGCCGGAATGGATACCGGAGCCTCGAAGTCCCATCCGGGAGACGAATTTTTTTATGTACTGGACGGCAAGGTGCGTTTCTTTTACGACGATGAAGCCTTTGATATGAAAAAAGGAGATTTTCTCTATTATGATGGCCTTTTTCAGCATCACTGGCAGAATATGTCAGAGACGGAGGCACGCATTTTGACCTGTAACACTCCCCCTGTAATGTAA
- a CDS encoding sodium:solute symporter family protein, translated as MYLVAILIYLFALLAVGAWLARRVKDSKSFLVADRALPWYVSTGTIVATFMGAGSLIGAAGLAYKVGLSAMWMDIGGILAIVALAFIAGRIRRFEGLTTPEILGVRFNEPTRLVAALIIIAAETAIVGYQIRAGAYVLKLVAGVESGTGMIITAAFIIGYTMFAGMLSVAYTDLIQGLTIIFALLIGAPFVIEAAGGMSAAAAALPAERFSLLGGSFRDAMKVLFPTFCLVFVMQPIWQRIFSCRDEKTCRIAVSASVPALIFLVAILAFTATLGAVVLPNLEDGGTVIIALAAHTLPPAIGVIMLCAAVAVIVSTGDSMLLSASSNIINDIYLRYVNPKAEEKRILLYTRLVVLCLGILALIQIQYFPSILAMVIYAYTMEGGLAPALIAAFYWKRATPMAGLLCVLSAGVTTVTWEAMGMPFGIDTSFMTILVSTALLIVVSYVTPAPTEQQLSNFK; from the coding sequence ATGTATTTGGTAGCTATCCTTATTTATCTTTTTGCGCTTCTTGCCGTCGGAGCCTGGCTCGCCAGGCGGGTTAAGGATTCCAAGAGTTTTCTGGTCGCGGACAGGGCGCTTCCGTGGTATGTCAGCACTGGAACAATCGTCGCTACCTTTATGGGTGCTGGTTCGCTTATCGGCGCGGCCGGACTGGCCTATAAGGTTGGCCTCTCCGCCATGTGGATGGATATTGGCGGCATCCTCGCCATCGTGGCGCTGGCCTTTATCGCCGGGCGCATTCGCCGTTTTGAAGGGCTGACCACGCCTGAAATACTCGGCGTGCGTTTCAATGAGCCGACGCGCCTGGTCGCCGCGCTGATCATAATCGCGGCGGAGACGGCGATCGTCGGTTATCAGATCCGCGCGGGCGCGTATGTCCTTAAACTTGTTGCCGGAGTCGAGAGTGGGACTGGGATGATCATCACGGCGGCCTTTATAATCGGTTATACGATGTTTGCCGGGATGCTCTCCGTCGCCTATACGGACCTTATTCAGGGACTGACGATCATCTTCGCGCTTCTGATCGGCGCGCCGTTTGTGATCGAAGCCGCCGGCGGAATGTCCGCAGCGGCGGCCGCACTGCCTGCCGAAAGGTTCAGCCTCCTCGGCGGTTCATTCCGGGACGCCATGAAGGTGCTCTTCCCGACATTCTGCCTTGTCTTCGTCATGCAGCCGATATGGCAGCGCATCTTTTCCTGCAGGGATGAGAAGACGTGCCGCATCGCCGTCTCGGCCAGCGTCCCCGCGCTGATATTCCTCGTGGCGATACTCGCCTTTACGGCGACGCTCGGCGCGGTGGTGCTTCCCAACCTGGAGGACGGCGGCACGGTGATCATTGCCTTGGCCGCCCACACTCTGCCTCCGGCGATCGGCGTGATAATGCTCTGTGCCGCCGTGGCGGTGATCGTCTCAACGGGAGACTCGATGCTGCTCTCAGCCTCCTCCAACATCATCAACGATATCTATCTCCGCTATGTCAACCCCAAGGCGGAAGAGAAACGCATACTCCTTTATACGCGCCTCGTGGTGCTCTGCTTGGGCATTCTCGCGCTGATACAGATACAGTACTTCCCATCGATACTGGCTATGGTCATCTATGCCTACACGATGGAGGGCGGACTGGCGCCGGCTCTGATCGCGGCCTTCTACTGGAAACGGGCGACGCCGATGGCCGGACTGCTCTGCGTACTCTCCGCGGGCGTGACGACTGTCACTTGGGAGGCGATGGGTATGCCTTTTGGTATCGACACGTCGTTTATGACGATCCTGGTTTCGACGGCGCTGCTAATCGTCGTCAGCTATGTAACGCCCGCGCCGACAGAGCAGCAGCTAAGCAACTTTAAATAG
- a CDS encoding M14 family metallopeptidase: MGEKKTEIIHFDTPCGKELFFPVATVTGNNPGPAAVITAGVHGCEYPGIVSAIRLFKELSPEDVNGSVKIITITSTAAFEERSMFVTPYDKVNPNRVFPGRIDGTYSEVLTYRTMELIAGADYHMDLHGGDMVEDLDPFSIYHKSGVLEIDDLSYDIVHYYGLPNVVVTEKGGLWPDDGTTYANVSEKLRIPSAIVEVGAMGVLDEPSVQKHLFGLRNVLRRFGTLKGEVTPVTPPEIFDNMSWVYTGQKGIFYMNVKVGDYVKMGDTIGVLEDYFGKTLETVASPVEGKVLFLTGNPAMKEHGLVAGIGVSKA, from the coding sequence ATGGGAGAAAAAAAGACTGAGATTATACATTTTGATACGCCGTGCGGAAAAGAGTTGTTTTTCCCCGTTGCTACCGTTACGGGAAACAATCCAGGGCCGGCGGCCGTCATTACGGCCGGCGTACATGGCTGTGAGTATCCGGGCATAGTCTCTGCGATCAGGCTCTTCAAAGAGCTGTCGCCGGAGGATGTCAACGGCAGCGTCAAAATAATAACGATAACGAGCACTGCGGCTTTTGAAGAAAGAAGCATGTTTGTCACGCCCTATGACAAGGTGAACCCCAACCGGGTCTTTCCTGGCAGGATTGACGGTACGTACAGCGAAGTCCTTACCTATAGGACGATGGAGCTGATTGCCGGCGCCGATTACCACATGGATCTTCACGGCGGTGATATGGTGGAGGACTTAGACCCATTCTCGATATACCATAAAAGCGGTGTCCTGGAGATTGACGATCTTTCGTATGATATCGTCCATTATTACGGATTGCCCAATGTAGTCGTCACCGAGAAGGGCGGCCTGTGGCCTGACGACGGTACCACCTATGCGAATGTCTCGGAAAAGCTGCGGATCCCCTCGGCGATAGTTGAAGTCGGTGCGATGGGAGTGCTGGATGAACCTTCGGTGCAGAAGCACCTCTTCGGATTAAGAAACGTATTGCGGAGGTTCGGGACACTGAAGGGTGAAGTTACGCCGGTTACGCCGCCAGAGATATTTGACAATATGTCGTGGGTATATACGGGACAGAAGGGTATCTTCTACATGAACGTCAAAGTCGGCGATTATGTGAAAATGGGAGACACTATCGGCGTTCTCGAAGATTACTTCGGCAAGACGCTGGAGACTGTAGCCTCTCCAGTAGAAGGAAAGGTTCTCTTCCTAACCGGAAACCCAGCGATGAAGGAGCATGGTCTTGTCGCGGGAATCGGTGTTTCAAAAGCATAA
- the cysS gene encoding cysteine--tRNA ligase, with translation MALAVYNDLTRTKEKFIPLEEGKVRFYVCGPTVYNFFHIGNARPFVLFDVFRRYLESLGYEVKYVQNFTDIDDKMIKRANEDGITVAELAERFIAEYYKDADALGIRRATVNPRATHEIAAIIEIIEALIEKGHAYEVDGDVYFSVASFSEYGKLSKQSVDELLSGARIDVDERKQQPLDFALWKSAKPGEPAWDSPWGPGRPGWHIECSAMSTKYLGKTIDIHGGGSDLIFPHHENEIAQSECANNAQFVKYWLHNAYLLIDKEKMSKSLGNFLTVRDVSQKVNPLVLRFFLASVHYRSPLNFSPEGLEQAKAALERLNNCYADMLFALENRAAGEADEALRAAVKGSEEGFTAAMDDDFNTAGAVGCIFEMVRAVNVHLTEHQEIDKEALTEAKAFFEKTDNILGYLYEEKEAGDEESEIDALVAERTEARKAKNFKRSDEIRDLLAAKGVVIEDTPQGPRWKRTL, from the coding sequence ATGGCATTGGCAGTATATAACGACTTGACGAGAACAAAGGAAAAATTTATCCCCCTTGAAGAGGGAAAGGTCCGCTTTTACGTCTGCGGCCCCACGGTCTACAATTTCTTCCATATAGGAAACGCGAGGCCCTTCGTGCTCTTCGACGTTTTCAGGCGTTATCTTGAAAGCCTCGGCTACGAGGTGAAATACGTCCAGAACTTCACCGATATCGACGACAAGATGATAAAACGCGCGAACGAGGACGGCATCACCGTCGCCGAACTCGCGGAGCGCTTCATCGCCGAATACTACAAGGACGCCGACGCCCTCGGCATCCGCCGCGCGACCGTCAACCCGCGCGCCACGCACGAGATCGCGGCGATAATCGAAATAATAGAGGCGCTCATCGAGAAGGGACACGCCTACGAGGTCGACGGCGACGTATATTTCAGCGTCGCCAGCTTCAGCGAATACGGCAAGCTCTCCAAGCAGAGCGTAGACGAACTGCTCTCGGGCGCGCGCATCGACGTCGACGAACGCAAACAGCAGCCTCTGGATTTCGCGCTCTGGAAGTCCGCAAAGCCCGGAGAACCCGCGTGGGACAGCCCCTGGGGTCCAGGACGCCCCGGCTGGCACATAGAATGCAGCGCGATGTCGACCAAGTACCTCGGCAAGACGATCGACATCCACGGCGGCGGCAGCGACCTGATTTTCCCGCACCACGAAAACGAGATCGCCCAGTCCGAATGCGCGAACAACGCGCAGTTTGTCAAATACTGGCTCCACAACGCCTATCTGCTCATCGACAAGGAAAAGATGTCAAAGTCGCTCGGCAACTTCCTTACCGTGCGCGACGTCAGCCAAAAGGTGAACCCGCTCGTCCTGCGCTTCTTCCTCGCGAGCGTCCACTACCGCTCGCCGCTCAACTTCTCACCGGAGGGGCTCGAACAGGCGAAGGCGGCGCTCGAACGGCTCAACAACTGCTACGCCGACATGCTCTTCGCGCTGGAAAACAGGGCCGCTGGCGAAGCGGACGAGGCTCTGCGCGCCGCCGTAAAGGGCTCCGAGGAGGGCTTCACGGCGGCGATGGACGACGACTTCAACACCGCGGGGGCGGTGGGCTGCATCTTCGAGATGGTGCGGGCGGTAAACGTCCACCTGACCGAACATCAGGAGATAGACAAAGAGGCGCTTACGGAGGCGAAAGCCTTCTTTGAGAAAACCGACAATATCCTGGGCTACCTCTACGAAGAAAAAGAGGCCGGAGACGAAGAATCCGAAATAGACGCGCTCGTCGCCGAACGTACCGAGGCGAGAAAGGCGAAGAACTTCAAGCGCTCCGACGAGATCCGCGACCTGCTCGCGGCAAAGGGCGTCGTAATAGAAGACACCCCGCAGGGTCCGCGCTGGAAGAGGACGCTGTAG
- a CDS encoding EAL domain-containing protein, producing MSNNISDRDVSDKLLSSAWRDFLANTQDFMFVKNTDLAYINCSAAFAGLVGLSSPDGIAGLTDFDIFKDRALAERYRGDDRKILESGEPLLNFIEPLPPKEDGTPRYSSTSKYAFRDESGAVAGIYAVGRDVTIEYEARMSYEREFGYIAELHEGAYASTILDVTEWRLEETHISGRAAPHGKAFASIDEFKDYAVKSVVEGETARDFFRTMTKESLRAVYDSGRRKLEIEYLRAMPDAAPRWMRNDVRFIADPATGHLMAFVSLHDIDEKKREEDKLARAAEEDSMTGLFNHDATLKHIGRYLQTDGRAGVHALMMIDIDNFKSVNDIFGHQTGDDVITDIAAAIKKTFRDTDIVGRIGGDEFMVLMKNAVGKRVIAKKARDLIDALQYDCHTGSGTLELSGSVGVSLYKGGGATLDKLYAEADAALYRAKSEGKNRYAFAESDDKDAEGLSPLDNEPSSAVHLRALLENLEGAVIVCDVDAGGEVKVAYTSPSAFKTFKRTKEQIGDAGRGIFSVALPEDAPGLISAIRTAAETDGQLDHTYRTASPDGGVEWRHARGSGLPGSEGGRRVICVITDITEIKEREEQLRFAELRARTALGQSPAMLWEVDLRTREMKFSGFGADEIGYSGRVFKDVPESLLAEGHIRDDYKDEFRRMFADIYAGRDGGEYYLMSKDAGGEYVPVRASFRLLRDEGGGPYYVIGVREPRIVSQELSLYRTMTYGGVFSIDVDDDFTLLYGNDRYYAIHGYTRESMAELLDNKCRRFIHPRDRELAHEAVSGVITSGGSETSFIMRIITSGGDTRYIRVSGEFEKRENGHTVMNGVVMDVTEQKLTELTLRQKALELDSIIQSTPGGIFSYSAEEDEQFTFVSENMLKMLGYTRDEFIRKFDNRFSPMVWHEDRERVLAEINEQIEGSDFDKCEYRIETGNGELKWVHDVGHLVVDGDGWRWFYVVIVDITAQKVAEEELRRQRQALTDRYRRIMEMRDGSDKDAIGSFSFNLTRNTCGDGHAASESIRSLQESGTVDGFFENAYARNTDPDQRKEFRAIFNRAALLRAHERGETSLSFEHKFMIEPGRPSWIRTNIVMVKNPETGDVEGYTCAKNIEAEKTTRMLVDKFIDIEYEFAALIDVKNETFSVVKRREGAAFLPPLGLSDYSDVIMNRLMKCVPAGAQEQALDFLSLERITEELEKRGAYKCYISLRAEDGHMERKRWSYTYLDSSRSVIACMRRDVTDVYASETDAVTGIYNYSGFRRAVRRMIADNPEIDFCMIRMDLDHFKVYNDLYGIRAGDELLAAIGAVGRSHSASLRVYGHLQGDHFIACVPVKGLDVRRSIDDVAKKLRAIQPDFSFVVRCGIYNIDDSGLDVGIMGDRALMALRSTKGRYDADFAYYDESMRAEVFEKQELASAMKQALSGGEFRVYLQPQYDQANGKIVGAEALARWFHKGEILSPAKFIEVFEQNGFIMQLDEYIWEQVCALMRRWLDEGRPVVPISVNISRIDIYNPKLRKILNGLVEKYRLSTEMLRLEITETAYTQNPGQLIGVVKRLREDGFFVEMDDFGSGYSSLNMLKDVVVDMIKLDMKFLSASAGDGRSGMILNAMVRMAHWLNVPVIAEGVETPRQADFLKTIGCSLAQGYLYAKPMPVAEFEECLSAGGTTPLNAEARVASFFNNSEFWDAESQATVIFNSFVGAACIVEYKEGCGEILRANDRFFEETGLTGDEFRLARLDVMKFMRPEDRALMAGAIDDAAKTDREAYCETRWERRAKQSGILWFGIRMRVIAHAVDRCIIYATIENVTRRKEMEAVLRAENEKNRLLIDFMDAMVFDYDYDTDTMIYKLRRHDSGFTTVRRERYLAGLAERKIIRQDCVEPMRALYAEAARAPVRGIFDYAADDKGSGWHWNRAHYVSMANEEGRVCRMVGVVNNIEDKSGSGQEPDR from the coding sequence TTGTCTAATAACATATCTGACCGCGATGTGTCGGATAAGCTGCTTTCTTCCGCGTGGCGCGATTTTCTGGCGAACACGCAAGACTTCATGTTTGTAAAAAATACTGATCTGGCGTATATAAACTGTTCGGCGGCTTTCGCCGGATTGGTCGGGCTGTCTTCGCCCGACGGGATCGCGGGGCTCACGGATTTTGACATTTTCAAAGACCGCGCCCTTGCGGAGCGTTACCGGGGCGACGACAGAAAAATTCTTGAGAGCGGAGAGCCGCTTTTGAATTTTATCGAGCCGCTGCCTCCCAAAGAGGACGGTACTCCGCGCTATTCCTCAACGTCGAAATACGCCTTCCGCGATGAGAGCGGAGCGGTCGCCGGCATTTACGCCGTCGGGCGCGACGTGACGATCGAGTACGAGGCGCGCATGAGTTATGAACGAGAGTTCGGCTATATCGCGGAGCTCCATGAGGGAGCTTATGCCTCGACCATACTGGACGTCACCGAATGGCGTCTGGAAGAAACGCACATCAGCGGCCGCGCCGCGCCGCACGGGAAGGCCTTCGCCTCGATAGACGAGTTTAAAGACTACGCCGTAAAATCGGTCGTGGAGGGCGAAACGGCGCGGGACTTTTTCAGAACGATGACGAAAGAATCGCTTCGCGCCGTTTACGACAGCGGCAGACGGAAGCTGGAGATAGAATATCTGCGCGCGATGCCGGACGCCGCGCCGCGCTGGATGCGCAACGACGTGCGTTTCATCGCCGATCCCGCGACCGGGCATCTTATGGCCTTCGTCAGTCTGCACGACATCGACGAGAAAAAGCGCGAAGAGGACAAACTTGCCCGCGCCGCGGAAGAAGATTCCATGACGGGGCTCTTCAACCACGACGCGACGCTTAAGCACATCGGCCGTTACCTTCAGACGGATGGGCGCGCCGGCGTCCACGCGCTGATGATGATAGATATAGACAATTTCAAGAGCGTGAACGACATCTTCGGACATCAGACGGGCGACGATGTGATAACTGATATCGCCGCCGCCATAAAAAAGACCTTCCGCGATACGGATATCGTCGGGCGCATCGGCGGCGACGAATTCATGGTCCTTATGAAAAACGCGGTCGGAAAGCGTGTGATCGCTAAAAAAGCCCGCGACCTGATCGACGCGCTGCAGTATGACTGTCATACGGGAAGCGGCACGCTCGAACTTTCCGGCAGCGTCGGCGTCAGCCTTTACAAAGGCGGCGGCGCAACGCTGGACAAGCTTTACGCCGAAGCCGACGCCGCCCTTTACAGAGCCAAATCCGAGGGTAAGAACCGTTACGCCTTCGCCGAAAGCGACGACAAGGACGCGGAGGGCCTCTCTCCTCTCGACAACGAGCCGTCAAGCGCCGTCCATCTGCGCGCGCTCCTCGAAAATCTTGAGGGCGCGGTGATCGTCTGCGACGTCGACGCCGGCGGCGAGGTAAAAGTAGCCTACACAAGCCCGAGCGCCTTTAAGACCTTTAAGCGTACCAAAGAGCAGATAGGCGACGCGGGGCGCGGCATCTTCTCCGTGGCTCTTCCCGAGGACGCTCCCGGGCTTATATCCGCGATCAGGACGGCTGCCGAAACGGACGGGCAGCTCGACCATACGTACCGCACCGCCTCTCCGGACGGTGGCGTGGAGTGGCGCCACGCGCGCGGCTCCGGACTGCCCGGAAGCGAGGGAGGCCGCCGCGTCATCTGCGTCATTACCGACATTACTGAAATAAAGGAGCGGGAAGAGCAGCTGCGCTTTGCCGAGCTGCGCGCGCGCACGGCCCTTGGGCAAAGTCCGGCGATGCTCTGGGAGGTAGACCTGCGCACGAGGGAAATGAAGTTTTCCGGTTTCGGCGCGGATGAGATAGGTTATTCGGGACGCGTTTTCAAAGACGTGCCGGAGTCTCTGCTTGCCGAAGGGCATATCCGCGACGACTATAAAGACGAATTCCGGCGGATGTTCGCCGATATCTACGCCGGCCGCGACGGCGGCGAATATTACCTGATGTCCAAAGACGCGGGCGGCGAATACGTGCCGGTCAGGGCCAGCTTCAGGCTGCTGCGCGATGAAGGCGGCGGACCCTATTACGTGATCGGCGTCAGAGAGCCGCGCATCGTCTCGCAGGAGCTGTCGTTATACCGCACGATGACCTACGGCGGCGTCTTCTCCATCGATGTTGACGACGACTTCACGCTGCTTTACGGCAATGACCGTTATTACGCGATCCACGGCTACACGCGCGAAAGCATGGCGGAGCTTCTGGACAATAAATGCCGGCGCTTCATACATCCGCGCGACCGTGAATTGGCGCATGAGGCTGTGAGCGGCGTGATCACGTCGGGCGGAAGCGAGACCTCCTTCATCATGCGGATCATAACCAGCGGAGGGGATACGAGGTACATAAGGGTCAGCGGCGAATTTGAAAAACGCGAAAACGGCCACACCGTCATGAACGGCGTCGTAATGGACGTAACGGAACAGAAGCTTACGGAACTGACGCTGCGGCAAAAGGCGTTGGAGCTCGACTCTATCATACAGTCCACGCCCGGAGGCATTTTCAGCTATTCGGCGGAGGAGGACGAGCAATTTACCTTCGTCAGCGAAAACATGCTCAAGATGCTCGGCTACACGCGTGATGAATTTATCCGCAAATTTGACAACAGGTTCTCGCCGATGGTCTGGCATGAGGACCGCGAAAGGGTCCTTGCGGAGATAAACGAGCAGATAGAAGGCTCTGATTTCGACAAATGCGAATACAGGATAGAGACGGGAAACGGGGAACTCAAATGGGTCCACGACGTCGGCCACCTCGTTGTGGACGGCGACGGGTGGCGTTGGTTCTACGTCGTCATCGTCGATATCACGGCGCAGAAGGTGGCGGAGGAGGAGCTGCGCCGGCAAAGGCAGGCGCTCACGGACCGCTACCGGCGCATCATGGAGATGCGCGACGGCTCGGATAAGGACGCCATCGGCTCCTTCAGCTTCAACCTTACGCGGAACACATGCGGAGACGGGCACGCCGCCAGCGAATCCATCCGCAGCCTCCAGGAGTCGGGGACCGTCGACGGCTTCTTTGAAAACGCTTACGCCCGCAATACCGACCCGGACCAGCGTAAGGAATTCCGCGCCATATTTAACCGCGCCGCGCTGCTTCGCGCGCACGAGCGCGGAGAGACCTCTCTGTCGTTTGAGCATAAGTTTATGATCGAGCCCGGCCGCCCCTCATGGATACGGACGAATATCGTCATGGTGAAAAACCCGGAGACCGGAGACGTGGAGGGCTACACCTGCGCGAAAAACATCGAAGCGGAAAAAACGACGAGGATGCTCGTCGATAAATTTATTGACATCGAATATGAATTCGCCGCGCTCATCGACGTGAAGAATGAGACTTTTTCCGTCGTCAAAAGAAGGGAAGGGGCCGCCTTTTTGCCTCCGCTGGGCCTGTCGGACTATTCCGACGTGATCATGAACAGGCTCATGAAATGCGTGCCCGCTGGCGCGCAGGAGCAGGCGCTCGACTTTCTGAGTCTGGAGAGGATAACGGAAGAGCTGGAAAAACGCGGCGCCTACAAATGTTATATTTCGCTGCGGGCGGAAGACGGGCACATGGAACGCAAAAGATGGAGCTACACGTATCTTGACTCCAGCCGCAGCGTCATCGCCTGTATGCGCAGGGACGTGACCGACGTCTACGCGTCGGAGACCGACGCCGTCACGGGGATATACAACTACTCCGGTTTCCGCCGCGCGGTGCGCCGGATGATCGCGGATAACCCCGAGATAGATTTTTGCATGATCAGAATGGACCTTGATCATTTCAAAGTCTACAACGACCTCTACGGTATCAGGGCGGGCGACGAACTGCTCGCGGCGATAGGCGCCGTGGGCCGTTCACATTCCGCGTCGCTGCGCGTTTACGGACACCTGCAGGGAGACCATTTTATTGCCTGCGTGCCGGTAAAGGGACTGGACGTCAGGCGGAGCATCGACGACGTCGCGAAAAAGCTGCGCGCCATACAGCCGGATTTCAGCTTTGTCGTGCGCTGCGGCATATACAACATCGACGACAGCGGGCTAGACGTCGGCATCATGGGGGACCGGGCACTGATGGCGCTGCGCTCCACCAAGGGCAGATACGACGCCGACTTCGCCTATTATGACGAATCGATGAGGGCGGAGGTCTTTGAAAAACAGGAGCTGGCTTCGGCGATGAAGCAGGCGCTTTCCGGCGGGGAATTCCGTGTCTATCTGCAGCCCCAGTACGACCAGGCCAACGGGAAAATAGTCGGCGCCGAGGCGCTCGCACGCTGGTTCCACAAGGGCGAGATATTGTCCCCCGCTAAATTTATAGAAGTTTTTGAGCAAAACGGCTTCATCATGCAGCTTGACGAATATATATGGGAACAGGTATGCGCTCTGATGAGAAGATGGCTCGACGAGGGGCGTCCCGTGGTGCCGATCTCAGTCAACATCTCGCGGATCGATATCTACAATCCAAAATTGAGAAAAATCCTTAACGGCCTCGTTGAAAAATACCGGCTTTCGACAGAGATGTTGCGGCTGGAAATAACGGAGACGGCCTATACGCAGAACCCCGGGCAGCTTATCGGCGTCGTGAAGCGGCTTCGCGAAGACGGCTTCTTCGTCGAGATGGACGACTTCGGCAGCGGCTATTCCTCGCTCAACATGCTCAAAGACGTCGTGGTGGACATGATAAAGCTGGATATGAAATTTCTCTCGGCGTCCGCCGGCGACGGACGCAGCGGCATGATCCTCAACGCCATGGTGCGAATGGCGCACTGGCTCAACGTGCCGGTCATCGCGGAGGGTGTGGAAACGCCGCGCCAGGCCGACTTCCTCAAGACGATCGGCTGTTCTCTCGCGCAGGGCTACCTTTACGCGAAGCCGATGCCCGTGGCGGAATTTGAAGAATGCCTGAGTGCGGGAGGTACCACTCCGCTTAACGCGGAGGCGCGCGTCGCGAGCTTCTTCAACAACAGCGAATTCTGGGACGCGGAATCGCAGGCCACGGTCATCTTCAACAGCTTCGTGGGAGCCGCCTGTATCGTAGAATACAAGGAGGGCTGCGGGGAGATACTGCGCGCGAACGACAGGTTCTTTGAGGAGACGGGCCTTACCGGCGACGAATTCAGGCTGGCGCGGCTGGACGTTATGAAATTCATGCGTCCGGAGGACCGCGCTCTGATGGCCGGGGCGATAGACGACGCCGCAAAGACGGACAGGGAGGCATACTGCGAAACGCGCTGGGAGCGGCGTGCAAAACAGAGCGGCATCCTCTGGTTCGGGATACGAATGAGGGTGATCGCGCACGCCGTCGACCGCTGCATAATATACGCAACGATCGAGAACGTCACGCGGCGCAAAGAGATGGAAGCGGTCCTGCGCGCCGAGAATGAGAAAAACCGCCTGCTGATAGATTTTATGGACGCAATGGTATTCGATTATGATTACGATACCGATACGATGATCTACAAGCTTAGACGGCATGACAGCGGTTTTACGACGGTCCGCAGGGAGCGTTACCTGGCGGGGCTGGCGGAAAGGAAGATCATCCGGCAGGACTGCGTCGAGCCGATGCGCGCCCTCTACGCCGAGGCGGCAAGGGCGCCTGTGCGCGGGATCTTCGATTACGCCGCCGACGACAAGGGAAGCGGCTGGCATTGGAACCGCGCGCACTACGTGAGCATGGCGAACGAAGAGGGCCGCGTCTGCCGCATGGTCGGAGTGGTGAACAACATAGAGGACAAGAGCGGAAGCGGACAGGAGCCGGATCGTTGA